The following nucleotide sequence is from Parambassis ranga chromosome 21, fParRan2.1, whole genome shotgun sequence.
TAGAGTGAGGAAAttggtcacccgagaggagctcgagtagagctgctgctccttcacatcgagaggagccagttgAGGTGGCTCGGCCATTTGTTTTggatgcctccctggggaggtgttctgggcatgtccctCTGGTAGGATACCCAGGGGAAGACCGAGGacacggtggagagactatgtctcttggctgtcctgggaacgcctcgggattcccccggaagagctggagAAAGTGTCAGGTGAGAGGGAAGCCTGGTTGTCCCTGCTTAGAGTGCTGCCACTGTGACCCGGCCCAGTATAAGCAGTCGaaaattgatggatggatggatgcttgcTGATCAGAAACATTATGACCACCCTGATACATAACAAACTATGAtctgtgtgtcctgacactTTTATATCAGAACAAACATTCACTGTCCAGCTACATCAGATTGTCTGTGGGATCAGACCACAGACCAGCTATCAGCCTTGGCAGCCCATCCTGCCGTTGTATGACCTGTGGTCATACTGTTATTGCTGACTGCTGTATAACCACATCAAAGCAAGATGTAACAGTTCTGGGAGGCCGTGAAGGACTGATTGCTAAAGTTTTGGGCTTCTCTGGTAGCTTTACAAGAATGACATTTAATTTATTGCGAAGTTTAAACATTCATTTAATGGGTTTAATTTAATAGGTTTTTCATAACTACTATTCAGGAACTGCGTTAGACCCTAGAGTTTCTCTTGATGTCTCTAGTGTCATGTTCCTCACGTGACAATGACTTCATAGTCTTCATATTCATTCATAACTTTATGAAATCCAATGAGGGAGAAGCAGACtaatcaaaacaacacacagagctaacACTTCAGTATAAAGCTGGACATCTGTATTCAAGACAAACACGGGGCTCCTTCAACATCAGGTAACAGTGAGGTATaactaaaatattttaaatgtattctttAAACATTGTCTTTATTAACTGTAATGGAAACTAAactaaatgaaacatttataaCTCTTGGTGGATATGTGGAAGTGAACAAATACAGATATCTTTATTTCATGATCATGTTTACAGCATATGTTCTAACACTGTGCAGTAATTGTACTATTGTGTGTTTGATCGTGATTCACAAAAACCTCCATGAGccgatgtatgtttttattgctgctctGTTAATCAACTCTGTTCTCTCCAGCACTCTGATTTACCCAAAGCTTCTTCTTGACTTTTTATCTGAAACACAGGTCATATCTTATTCAACTTGTCTCTTTCAGTGGGCTGGATATTATTGTCTAGCTTGCTCAGAGTTCTTACTGTTGGCAGCTATGGCCTATGACAGATATGTATCTATATGTAAACCTCTGCAATATCCAGTTATcatgagaaaaacaaatgtcaatATTATCCTTGTTTTAGCTTGGTTTGTGCCTTTTTGTCACAGTGTAGTCCCTCCTATAATACTTATCAATAAAAAGCTCTGTAATTTCACTTTAAAGGGAATACTGTGCAACAGCACAATTCACAATCTACACTGTGTCACTACAGTTGCCATAACTATATatggtttgtttatgtttgtcgATCTTACTattctccctctgctcttcatATTGTTCACATACATTAAGATACTTGTTATAGTCTATAGAAGTTGTAGAGAAGTCAGGAGaaaagctgcacagacctgtttaccacatttaataattttaatcaactttttttgtttacttgctGTTGACGTACTTCTTCTTCGACTGGAGACTGACTTTCCAACAATTGTGCGTTTTGTAATAACATTACAAATGATCTTGTATCATCCTCTCTTTAATCCAATCATATATGGACTGAAAATGAAGGAAATTAATAAACATCTGTTGAGGTTGTTTTGTAAATAGGTCTAATGTATCAACACAGATACTTGTTGTACACTTATTGTTgcttttaattacattttgacttttgtatTTGGACTGTCTGcatgtgatgtttgtgtatttaagtaTTAACATTTGAATTTAACTTAAAGGACACATGTCCTGATTTAGCAGTTTGCCTACATTACACATGCAGGTTTTGATCTCATGGAAATAAATCAACATGTATGTCACTGATGTCTGATGTTTGTATGTTGTTAGATCAACATAGATATGTACAGattagtgtatgtgtgtttaatctaatctaatgcaaaataaacataaaatagcTCATTACAGtaaacgttaaaaaaaaaaatcatgaataGTGAACTAAATGAAACATATATAACTCTTGCTGGATACGTGGAAGTGAATAAATACAGATATCTTTATTTCATGATCATGTTTACAGCATATGTGTTTATACTACCCTAGTATTAACCTGTGACTTTTACTACTGGGGTAGTAACAAGACCAAAGATCCTGGCAGGGATACTTGATCAGAACAGATGAAAGGACAAATGGTTgaataacaaaaaagaaaaacctgatttttcagcataaaaatcaaaatatacAGGTAAGAACAAACTGAAATTGCCTTAGGACACGTCTCTGACTGCTACTGAAAGGCCgagtcaaagtccagatttAACCACACCAGAACAACTGTGGAGATACCCGGTCATGGAGGCCCAGACACTTTCTCTTCACTGAAGCTTACTGAACTGAGTATTGCAATGCTTTTCTTAATGAGGGATTTTCCTGCACAGTGGCCCTGGCAGGATACAGTGGACCCTTTTATACAGTATAAGCTTTAAAAGACATGATGGTTTTCCagaatcaaacacattctgataaaaagaaaagaacaatgTGACAAATATCAATATTATCCTTGTTTTAGCTTGTTTTGTGCCTTTTTGTCAAAGTGTAGTGCCTCTTATAATACTTATCAACAAAAAGCTCTGTAATTTCACTTTAAAGAGAAAACTGTGTAACAGCACAATTCACAATCTACACTGTGTCACTACAGTTGCCATAACCATATAcggtttgtttatgtttgtcgATCTTGGTattctccctctgctcttcatATTGTTCACATACATTAAGATACTAGTTATAGTGTATAGAAGTTGTAGAGAAGTCAGGAGaaaagctgcacagacctgTTTACCTCACTTGATAGTTTTaatcaactttttttgtttaattgctGTTGATGTACTTCTTCTTCGACTGGAGACTGAATTTCCAACAACTGTGCTTTTCGTAATGGCATTACAAATGATCTTGTATCATGCTCTCTTTAATCCAATCATATATGGACTGAAAATGAAGGAAatcaataaacatctgttgagGTTGTTTAGTAAATAGGTCTAATGTATCAACAAGTGTGATGACAATATTAAATTCAAATAGTCTCTGCTTCACCACGAAGCTGTATTGCTGTGCATCTTTTATTCATTCatgaagcgaggcaactggacttgtagattTCCTTAAATACATTTTGCTGCTTCTCCATGCAGCTTGCTGTGCCCAAAGGATCAGGCTCACCAATAGGCCAGGGGATGCTAGTAAGTGGCATCTCCAGATCCACCAGACCTGTCTAAAGTGCCCTCTGATTATTATGATTTGGCCGAAGCATTCAGTAAAGTTTAAACTGTTTTGCTGCCCCCTCACAGGCCCCATGACTGTGCCATAGACCTCCCCCCATGTGTTTCACTGCCCATGAAGTAACTTTACAATCTGAGAGAGGCTGTGGAGGACATTACTGAATCATTGTCCACAGGTAAAGTTAggccttcctcctctcctgtcagtGATATCACCTCATCAGTGGAGAAACAATGGAGAAGAAATGTACAAGAGTATAAATCAAAACAGTGGTGTTTATATTAAACATCTCCTCCAGACAGGTTTGACTGATCATGACCAACCTACTTTCAATTATTATTTGTGCTATTTCAATTTATCTCTGACTACCAAGATAAGTACTCAGACCTGATCAAGACTCAAAATCCATGAGTCTGTCTCAGGAGTACTTGACCTTAGTAAAAGtagtttttcttgtaaaatgtgtttattgttagAGAAAGATTCAGGAGAAGGTAGCATGGGCTGAAGTTTAGTTTGTTACTTTCAGCTGTTTGTAGGATTATGTTTCCTCGTAGGCTGGGGACGCACTACATGACTTTCACAGTCCTGACAGATTTTGAAAATACTAGGAGGACACACTAACTGATTGGCTTCAGCAGATTTTTGTGTGGCGACTGAAAAACTAGGTGATCTCACACTTAACAACTGTTCCTAACTGGTGCAGACCATGTGTCTTGGACACTCAgatgaagagaggggctgagctgtcaactgatcaccatctggtggtgagttggatccgtgggggaagaggctggacagacctggcaggcccaaacgtattGTGCAGGTCTGTTGGGAACATTTGGCTGACCCCTCTACCAAGGAGATCTTTAACTCTCACCTCTGGAAGAGCTTCatccagattccgagggaggttggggacatcgagtcggagtggaccatgttctccgcctccattgtcgatgcggcTGTCCGAAGCTGTGGCCCCAAAGCCTCCAGTGCCTGTCGCGGTGGCAATCCctggacccggtggtggacaccagAAGCTGAAGAAGAAGTGGTATTGAGCCTGGTTGACTTGTGGGATTCCTGAAGCAGCTgagtatcggcaggccaagtgTGCTGCAGCTAGGGCAGTTGTAGAGATAACAACttgggcctgggaggagtttggTGAGGCCAttgaggaggactatcggtcagcctcaaagagattctggcaaaccatccagcgcctcaggagggggaagcagtactccaCCAACATTGATTACAGTgggggtggggagctgttgacctcgactgggGATGTGGTTGGATAGTGGAAGGAGTACTTTGAGgatctcctcaatcccaccaacatgCCTTCCATTCTGGAAATGGAGGCTGAAGTTGCCGGGGTAGTTGAAAATCTCCCCAAGCAAGGCactgggggtggatgagatctgccctgggtaccttaaatctctggatgttgtggggctgtcttggctgacacgcctctgcaacattgCATGGCAATTGAGGGCAGTGCCGATGGACTAGTAGTGGTACTAGGGTACTGGAGAGAAGAATTCGGCCTATAGTCAAAACTTGGATTTAGGAGGAGCAATGCAGTTTttgtcctggccgcggaacactggatCAGCTCTACaacctccgcagggtgctggagggttcatgggagttcacCCAAAAATCAAGGATTTTTTAGAAGGCGTTCGACTGTGTCCGAGGCTCTCTATTAAGGGCTgtcaggtccctgtatgaccaaAGCAGGGGTTTGGTTAGCATTGCcagcagtaagtcagaccttttcccggtgcatgttggaTTCCAGCAGTGCTGCCCTTTGTCAACAGTTGTTTTCATAATTTTTATAGACAGAATTTTTAGGCACAGCAAGTGGCTGGAGGGGGTTGGGTTTGGGAACCACAGGATTACATCACTGCTTTCACCTCCaggtctgaggccatggttctggACCggaaaaagatggcttgtcttctctgggtgggaggagagctctgGGCGGTttggtgcagcttccgcagtaatgcagTCGCTGTACCGATCTGTTGTGGTAAAGAAGGTCAATCTATGTTCCtactctcacctatggtcatgagctctgggtaatgACCGAAGAATGAGATCACGAATACAAGTGGCCAAAACAAGTTTTCTTCTAAAGGTGGCTGGGTGCTCCTTTAGTGATAGGGTGAGGAACTTGGTCACCCAAGACCaccgctgctccttcacatcgagaggagccagctgaggtggctcggccATTTGTTGTggatgcctcctggatgccTCCCTGGGGTCCCACTGTTAGTATATCCAGAAGAAGACCCTGGACGTGGTAGGGAGACTATGTCtcttggctggcctgggaatgcctcgGGATTCCCACAGAATAACTGGAGGAAGTGTCAGGTGAGAGTGAAGTCTTGTTGTCCCTGCTTAGAGTGCTGCCCCCGTGACACAGCCCAGAATAAGCGGtcaaaaatggatggatggatgcttgcTGATCAGAAACAACATTATGACCACCCTGATACATAACAAACTATGATTTGTGTGTCCTGACATTTTTCTATCAGAACAAACATTCACTGTCCAGATTGTCTGTGGGATCAGACCACAGACCAGCTATCAGCCTTGGCAGTCCATCCTGCCGTTGTATGACGTGTGGTCATACTGTTATTGCTGACTGCTGCATAACCACATCAAAGCAAGATATAACAGTTCTGGGAGGCCGTGAAGGACTGATTGCTAACGTTTTGGGCTTCTCTGGTAATTTTACAGGAATCACATTTAATTTATTGCAACATTTAAGTGGTTAAAGGTTTTTTCATAACTACCATATTTTCACGgctataaggcgcaccgcattataagacGCAGTCTCAAttacagggtctatttctgtatttgACACATACATAAGGCACAGTGTATTATAGggcgcatgctacgctaaaacataccagtacttaaataaaaaggtaaagggagcaaaacagtgagttaagtgCAACTTTATTGTTATGAAGGAACGACTTTGTAAATAGTTTGATTACTCgctgcatatagcgctgtagcACGCAGTAATTATATAGTACCATTCAGGAACTGCGTTAGACCCTACAGTTTCTCTTGATGTCTCTAGTGTCATGTTCCTCACATGACGATGACTTCATAGTCAGGGAGGAAGAAGCAGACcaatcaaaacaacacacagagctgaacaCTTCATTATAAAGCTGGACATCTGTTCAAGACACACAGGGCTCCTTCAACATCAGGTAACACTGatctgtttttatctttattaaCTGTAATGGAAACTAAACTAAATGAAACATATATAACTCTTGGTGGATATGTGGAAGTGAACAAGTACAGATATCTTTATTTCATGATCATGTTTACAGCATATGTTCTAACACTGTGCAGTCCTGCATGGAAAAAAGGCTGTGAGagggacatttattttttagctATTATTTAGATTTAAATACAGATTCTATAATCATTATAATATTTTGTAATCCCTCTCAGACCAAGACCTCTAGAGTTCTGCATATGACAGAGATCATGGAGATTTAATGAGATCCATCGAGGACAAAGGAGACTGATAAAAACGGTGCACAGAGCAGACAACACATCAGTGTTCAGTTCTCCTGAATGTGAGGTAACAGCAAAGACTAATGCAACATAAGCTTAGTTATATGATACAGCTTGTTCAAAAAACCCAAAACGAAATGGAAACTAAactaaatgaaacatttataaCTCTTGGTGGATATGTGGAAGTGAACAAGTACAGATATCTTTATTTCATGATCATGTTTACAGCATATGTTCTAACACTGTGCAGTAACTGTACTATTGTGTGTCTGATCGTGATTCACAAAAACCTCCATGAGccgatgtatgtttttattgctgctctGTTAATCAACTCTGTTCTCTCCAGCACTCTGATTTACCCAAAGCTTCTTATTGACTTTTTATCTGAAACACAGGTCATATCTTATTCAGCTTGTCTCTTTCAGTGGTCTGGATATTACTGTCTGGCTGGCTCAGAGTTCTTACTGTTGGCAGCTATGGCCTATGACAGATATGTATCTATATGTAAACCTCTGCAATATCCAATTATCATGAGAAAAACAAAGGTCAATATTATCCTTGTTTTAGCTTGGTTTGTGCCTTTTTGTCACAGTGTAGTCCCTCCTATAATACTTATCAATAAAAAGCTCTGTAATTTCACTTTAAAGGGAATACTGTGTAACAGCACAATTCAAAATCTACCTTGTGTCACTACAGTTGCCATAACCATATAcggtttgtttatgttttttgatCTTGCTattctccctctgctcttcatATTGTTTACATACATTAACATACTTGTTATAGTGTATAGAAGTTGTAGGGAAGTCAGGAGaaaagctgcacagacctgTTTACCTCACTTGATAGTTTTaatcaactttttttgtttacttgcttTTGATGTACTTCTTCTTCGACTGGAGACTGAATTTCCAACAATTGTGCGTTTTGTAATAACATTACAAATGATCTTGTATCATCCTCTCTTGAATCCAATCATATATGGACTGAAAATGAAGGAAATCAATAAACACCTGTTGAGGTTGTTTTGTAAATAGGTCTAATGTATCAATACTGATACTTGTTGTACACTGTTGCTTTTAATAACAGGATGTGATGTGAGAACAGCTTCACATGTGTGATGACAATATTGAAGATAAACACTTTGACTTTTGTATTTGCACTGTCTGCATGTTAGGTTTGTGGATTTAAGTGTTAACTTTTGAATTTAACTTGAAGGACAGATTTAGCAGTTTGCCTACATTACATATGCAGGTTTGATCTTATGGAaataatgtatgtgtatgttacTGATGTCTGATGTTTGTATGTTGTTAGATCAACACAGATATGTACAGattagtgtatgtgtgtttaatcCAATTTAACgcaaaataaacataaaatagcTTGTTACAGTAAACttttgtaaaaaagaaaaaaaaatcatgaataGTGAACTAAATGAAACATATACAACTCTTGCtggataacaaaaaaaaagaaaaacctgatTTTTCAGCATAAAATGGCTCAAAATATACAGGTAAGAACAAACTGAAATTGCCTTAGTCTCTGCCACTGAAAGGTCAAAACAAAGCCCAGATTTAACCACCAGAACACCTGTGGAGATACCTGATGATGGAGGCACAGGCACTATCTCTTCACTGAAGCGTACTGAACTCAGTTTTTTCAATGCTTTTCTTAATGTGGGAT
It contains:
- the LOC114426143 gene encoding olfactory receptor 6N2-like, which codes for METKLNETFITLGGYVEVNKYRYLYFMIMFTAYVLTLCSNCTIVCLIVIHKNLHEPMYVFIAALLINSVLSSTLIYPKLLLDFLSETQVISYSTCLFQWAGYYCLACSEFLLLAAMAYDRYVSICKPLQYPVIMRKTNVNIILVLAWFVPFCHSVVPPIILINKKLCNFTLKGILCNSTIHNLHCVTTVAITIYGLFMFVDLTILPLLFILFTYIKILVIVYRSCREVRRKAAQTCLPHLIILINFFCLLAVDVLLLRLETDFPTIVRFVITLQMILYHPLFNPIIYGLKMKEINKHLLRLFCK
- the LOC114426841 gene encoding olfactory receptor 6N2-like — its product is METKLNETFITLGGYVEVNKYRYLYFMIMFTAYVLTLCSNCTIVCLIVIHKNLHEPMYVFIAALLINSVLSSTLIYPKLLIDFLSETQVISYSACLFQWSGYYCLAGSEFLLLAAMAYDRYVSICKPLQYPIIMRKTKVNIILVLAWFVPFCHSVVPPIILINKKLCNFTLKGILCNSTIQNLPCVTTVAITIYGLFMFFDLAILPLLFILFTYINILVIVYRSCREVRRKAAQTCLPHLIVLINFFCLLAFDVLLLRLETEFPTIVRFVITLQMILYHPLLNPIIYGLKMKEINKHLLRLFCK